In Bos mutus isolate GX-2022 chromosome 2, NWIPB_WYAK_1.1, whole genome shotgun sequence, one DNA window encodes the following:
- the RPL11 gene encoding large ribosomal subunit protein uL5, protein MADQGEKENPMRELRIRKLCLNICVGESGDRLTRAAKVLEQLTGQTPVFSKARYTVRSFGIRRNEKIAVHCTVRGAKAEEILEKGLKVREYELRKNNFSDTGNFGFGIQEHIDLGIKYDPSIGIYGLDFYVVLGRPGFSIADKKRRTGCIGAKHRISKEEAMRWFQQKYDGIILPGK, encoded by the exons ATGGCG GATCAAGGTGAGAAGGAGAACCCCATGCGGGAACTTCGCATCCGCAAGCTCTGCCTCAACATCTGCGTTGGGGAGAGCGGAGACAGGCTGACCCGGGCAGCCAAGGTGCTGGAGCAGCTCACGGGCCAGACCCCAGTGTTCTCCAAAG CTAGATACACTGTCAGGTCCTTCGGCATCAGGAGAAACGAAAAGATCGCCGTCCACTGCACCGTCCGTGGGGCCAAGGCGGAAGAAATCCTGGAGAAAGGTCTAAAG GTGCGAGAGTACGagttaagaaaaaataacttcTCAGATACTGGAAACTTTGGCTTTGGGATCCAAGAACACATCGACCTGGGGATCAAGTATGACCCGAGCATCGGTATCTACGGCCTGGACTTCTACGTG GTGCTGGGTAGGCCAGGTTTCAGCATCGCAGACAAGAAGCGCAGGACAGGCTGCATTGGGGCCAAACACAGAATCAGCAAAGAGGAGGCCATGCGCTGGTTCCAGCAGAAG TATGATGGGATCATCCTTCCTGGCAAATAA